In Fimbriiglobus ruber, a genomic segment contains:
- a CDS encoding HNH endonuclease, with protein sequence MRPELSSTGNVSGDLDQVFYRRVVQSRTHADLFECRKIASQSKDELLIRAFVAAMFTSKAHRKEVSSCIREYIGRRAIPALLWNLPRLSTQQRMFQARLLCTLGHWEALEVYYRAFQEMDQVDANARKSIVSFLTNYSPKLLPGMRRSLESNDGSYAIFCAPYLHKYHPLEVSIRLAAITRDPGESIENRGKALHLLIAFSPDSAARCLVECGGSFPISLLLSTLAQLAVSEDGKPFLPAVFDDFAQHHDDRRLAARLCSPRQDSEDREVQFRWITEQLTNWINEGAQAEMPRWVRHVAKQLCRADHPEWVSYLESAVTTGHLAKFARGVLIASQHPAGLRLLRKQIESASKPEELYLPCIEAIRAYREDATGVLETVVAAGNAKLRDRIEQIVSLTWPGKTIDQMLDLLKKSSAPVPTAPLESAEPAEPTAVRTLRRKARTTSSFERNRGIADEAKFLEQYCCQVCGRKLVNARTGEPYAESHHVHPLGHDGSDTIDNLLCLCPLCHAFFHLGCIGIDKSLGVHLSGAATQERFFQQLRVASGRRISPDALRHHWGVLFIPPEDRRFESDPDDDAAER encoded by the coding sequence ATGCGGCCTGAACTATCGAGCACCGGCAACGTCTCGGGTGATCTGGATCAAGTGTTTTACCGTCGGGTAGTACAGTCTCGTACCCACGCCGATCTGTTCGAGTGCCGGAAAATCGCTTCACAGTCAAAGGATGAACTGCTAATCCGCGCCTTTGTCGCTGCCATGTTCACGAGCAAGGCCCATCGCAAGGAGGTTTCGTCCTGCATTCGAGAGTACATCGGCAGACGGGCGATACCAGCATTGCTGTGGAATTTGCCCAGACTATCGACTCAACAGCGAATGTTCCAAGCTCGACTACTTTGTACTCTCGGTCATTGGGAGGCGCTTGAAGTCTACTACCGTGCGTTCCAAGAGATGGATCAAGTCGATGCGAACGCCAGAAAAAGCATAGTGTCGTTCCTGACCAATTACTCACCGAAGCTGTTGCCGGGAATGCGCCGCTCGCTGGAATCAAACGACGGCTCTTACGCGATCTTCTGCGCTCCCTACCTTCACAAGTATCACCCGCTTGAAGTATCAATTCGACTCGCCGCAATCACACGCGATCCTGGCGAAAGCATAGAGAACCGAGGTAAAGCACTGCATCTGCTGATTGCCTTTTCACCAGATTCAGCAGCACGGTGCCTCGTTGAGTGTGGCGGATCGTTCCCGATATCGCTGCTTCTATCCACGTTGGCGCAATTGGCTGTTTCGGAGGATGGGAAGCCATTCTTACCGGCCGTATTCGATGACTTCGCGCAGCATCATGATGATCGTCGGTTGGCGGCGAGACTTTGCTCTCCCAGGCAAGATTCTGAAGACCGAGAAGTGCAGTTCCGTTGGATAACCGAACAACTCACGAACTGGATCAATGAAGGCGCTCAAGCGGAAATGCCCCGTTGGGTTCGGCATGTCGCCAAACAACTCTGCCGAGCAGACCATCCAGAATGGGTCAGTTACCTTGAATCCGCTGTAACCACCGGACACTTGGCAAAGTTCGCTCGCGGTGTTTTGATCGCTTCCCAACATCCCGCAGGCTTGCGGCTGCTTCGCAAGCAAATCGAATCAGCCTCGAAGCCGGAAGAGCTTTACCTCCCGTGCATCGAGGCTATCCGCGCGTACCGCGAGGACGCGACCGGGGTGCTTGAAACAGTCGTAGCCGCAGGAAATGCCAAACTTCGAGATCGGATTGAACAGATCGTCTCCCTGACATGGCCGGGCAAGACGATCGATCAGATGCTTGACCTGCTGAAAAAGTCTTCGGCACCTGTTCCAACAGCGCCTCTCGAGTCGGCTGAACCGGCTGAACCCACTGCGGTCCGGACTCTCCGCCGGAAGGCCCGTACGACTTCATCTTTTGAGCGCAACCGGGGGATCGCTGACGAGGCAAAGTTCCTGGAACAGTATTGCTGCCAAGTCTGTGGGCGGAAACTGGTCAATGCCCGAACCGGAGAACCTTACGCCGAAAGTCATCACGTTCATCCCCTCGGCCACGATGGCAGCGACACTATCGATAACCTACTTTGCCTCTGTCCGCTTTGTCACGCATTCTTTCATCTCGGCTGCATTGGGATCGATAAATCCCTGGGGGTGCATTTGTCGGGGGCTGCGACTCAAGAGCGTTTCTTTCAGCAACTCCGTGTTGCGAGCGGCCGACGCATATCACCAGATGCTCTGCGGCATCACTGGGGTGTGCTATTCATTCCTCCCGAAGATCGTCGGTTCGAGAGCGATCCCGACGATGACGCGGCGGAGCGGTAA
- a CDS encoding IS110 family transposase, with product MGTVTTTAFVGIDVSKKTLDACLLTPDGKARDHAFANDPDGHAALVAWVDGHASGADVHYGMESTGGYEDALATHLHAAARRVSVINPVRVKYAGVVRGRGNKTDKADARLIAGYVRDHRPPAWVPPTPAVRELQALVRRRDDVRALAAQEKTRLDSPLLTPAARKSVARVIKLLGKEADAMQAAADALIAATPEMAADRVLLASIPGVGDQTASTVLAELPPVAHIPSAQAAAAYAGLAPREHRSGTSVRTRTRLSKTGNARLRKALYLPTLTAIRFNPLLKRFYDRLVAAGKAKMQAVGACMRKLVMICYGVLKNRAPFDPAWSMVRPPVGGAPDHPPTGG from the coding sequence ATGGGCACCGTCACCACGACCGCGTTCGTCGGCATCGACGTCAGCAAGAAGACCCTCGACGCGTGCCTCCTGACCCCGGACGGGAAGGCCCGCGACCACGCCTTCGCGAACGACCCGGACGGGCACGCGGCCCTGGTCGCGTGGGTCGACGGGCACGCGAGCGGGGCCGACGTCCACTACGGGATGGAGTCGACCGGCGGGTACGAGGATGCTCTCGCCACCCACCTGCACGCAGCCGCCCGGCGGGTCAGTGTGATCAACCCGGTCCGGGTCAAGTACGCCGGGGTCGTCCGCGGGCGGGGGAACAAGACGGACAAGGCCGACGCCCGCCTGATCGCCGGGTACGTCCGCGATCACCGCCCCCCGGCCTGGGTCCCGCCGACCCCCGCGGTCCGCGAACTCCAGGCCCTGGTCCGCCGCCGGGACGACGTCCGGGCCCTAGCCGCGCAAGAAAAAACGCGGCTCGATAGCCCGCTCCTGACCCCGGCCGCCCGCAAGTCCGTGGCCCGCGTCATCAAGCTCCTGGGCAAGGAGGCCGACGCCATGCAGGCCGCCGCCGACGCTCTCATCGCGGCCACCCCGGAGATGGCCGCCGACCGGGTTCTGCTGGCGTCCATCCCCGGAGTCGGGGACCAGACCGCGTCGACCGTCCTGGCCGAACTCCCGCCCGTCGCCCACATCCCGTCGGCCCAGGCGGCGGCCGCGTACGCCGGGTTGGCCCCCCGGGAGCACCGGAGCGGGACCAGTGTCCGCACCCGCACCCGCCTGTCCAAGACCGGGAACGCCCGGCTCCGGAAGGCCCTGTACCTGCCGACCCTAACGGCGATCCGGTTCAACCCCCTGTTGAAACGGTTCTATGATCGCCTGGTGGCCGCCGGGAAGGCCAAGATGCAAGCCGTCGGGGCGTGCATGCGGAAGTTGGTCATGATCTGCTACGGGGTCCTCAAGAACCGGGCTCCGTTCGACCCGGCGTGGAGCATGGTTCGGCCGCCGGTCGGGGGTGCGCCCGACCATCCCCCGACCGGCGGATGA
- a CDS encoding barstar family protein: MAVFDEGALTYLDADGQVQERFDWEMLRSGPVTLFRKPAVLAESVTWLERHDYTVAQADCENCRSEEEVLWAIGGALAFYRWPCPGLDGFNDDCRYIKVPTKGGFAVVLHRFDAVAVAFPEFARHVLDILARESWYNLLFGRRLICMVRSEDLWIQFGPVGGCEPRWNWREWSNADRV, translated from the coding sequence GTGGCAGTATTCGATGAGGGGGCTTTGACGTACTTGGACGCGGACGGCCAAGTTCAGGAGCGGTTCGACTGGGAGATGCTCCGATCCGGTCCGGTCACTCTATTTCGCAAGCCCGCGGTTCTGGCAGAGTCCGTTACCTGGTTGGAGCGCCACGATTATACCGTCGCCCAAGCCGACTGTGAGAACTGCCGTTCCGAGGAAGAAGTGCTCTGGGCGATCGGTGGGGCGCTCGCTTTCTATCGTTGGCCGTGCCCTGGTCTTGACGGTTTCAACGACGACTGCCGGTACATCAAGGTACCCACGAAGGGTGGATTCGCGGTGGTGCTTCACCGGTTTGACGCCGTGGCCGTCGCGTTCCCGGAGTTTGCCCGTCATGTGCTCGATATCCTGGCACGGGAAAGCTGGTACAACCTGCTTTTCGGTCGGCGGCTGATCTGCATGGTCCGCTCCGAAGACCTGTGGATTCAGTTCGGTCCCGTCGGCGGGTGCGAGCCGAGATGGAATTGGCGGGAGTGGTCTAACGCCGACCGCGTGTGA
- a CDS encoding HNH endonuclease signature motif containing protein, which produces MEGQVEPSETLRPISWAPNYAVSDRGNVYRVTVRDGVTTYRKRKPYLGKVGYYVVTIQGDQGKAPPRYIHRLVAEAFLPPCPANHEVRHLDGTRTNNCIENLAWGTRLENVQDTRRHGRLLRGEDITGSKLSETDVRVIRYLLSRGASIYSISSVFKISDAAIKSVQTGRTWSHIEESGREVFRAEDKCDTEYSGSQGVLCPE; this is translated from the coding sequence ATGGAAGGACAGGTCGAACCGAGCGAAACGCTCAGGCCTATAAGCTGGGCACCGAACTATGCCGTTTCCGATCGGGGCAACGTCTACCGAGTCACGGTGCGGGATGGTGTGACTACTTACAGGAAACGGAAGCCATACCTCGGAAAGGTTGGATATTACGTCGTCACGATCCAAGGCGACCAGGGCAAAGCCCCTCCGCGCTACATCCACCGCTTGGTTGCCGAAGCCTTTCTCCCTCCTTGCCCAGCCAATCACGAAGTCAGGCACTTGGATGGAACCCGGACCAACAACTGCATCGAGAACCTAGCCTGGGGCACCCGTCTCGAAAACGTTCAGGACACAAGGCGGCATGGCCGTCTTCTGCGGGGCGAGGACATCACCGGTTCAAAGCTTTCGGAGACAGATGTTCGCGTCATTCGTTACTTACTCAGCCGTGGAGCGTCCATCTACTCTATCTCATCCGTTTTCAAAATTTCCGACGCCGCCATCAAAAGTGTTCAGACCGGTCGTACTTGGAGCCACATAGAGGAGTCTGGAAGAGAGGTGTTCCGTGCTGAGGATAAATGCGATACCGAATACAGCGGCAGCCAAGGCGTATTATGCCCTGAGTGA